The Juglans microcarpa x Juglans regia isolate MS1-56 chromosome 2D, Jm3101_v1.0, whole genome shotgun sequence DNA window TGTTGTGTctatttatcttcaaaattataaaaagtgtttGGATTAGAAAATTGACATCATATTGTGTTCCAAAGTGCATTATTGACAAACAAAGATTGCCCCGCTTTCAATTAGTGGTTTATTCCTGTCTTTTCTTATGGCGCAAGGCTTCTCATGTACTTCATATATCTGGATATAGTATGATAGTGTAAGGGATTTACATCAATTCTgtcttctctttatatatagtGACAGCAAACCAACCATGGCTGCGTTTGATCTCTAAACTCAGCTGAACTCAGTTgaatttagtctaattttaagctgagtctaatattcaaatactcaattcttaaattactaaactcatcccaactcaaaatctttttatatgtGAGACAcgtaacttttttcaacttaaaacatctttatacatgggatccacaatatttttcaatttcttataaaaaatactaaactcatattaacatctaaatacactttaaactcagtttagatgagcTCCACATAACTCtatccactactcaactcactactatttataaagaattcaactcagctaaaatcaactcaacatccaaacgtaatcttaaaatataagttttgtGTTGGTTGAAGCTCATTTTATCGGGCTGGGTTATGAACTGGCGGCCCATGATTTTGGACCTGCTTTTGAAGGCCCAATATGAGCCCACAGAAAGGCTAAATTCAATCTAATCGCCTTCTCCGAGCATGTCCTTCTCTTCGCCCAGAAACTCCCTAAAACCCTCGAAAACCAATGTCCTCTTCAAATTTTTGATCCTTTGCTATTGGATAGAGAGAGCGAACTCATTTCGGAGTCCAAAAACACAAGCCAATGGCGTTGACAAACCTCATCCTTACGGTGGCAGGGGTTAGCGCCGTGGTTCTCCTGCTGAGGAGCGACGTCAAGCAGTCGGCCGCTGTCTTCAGGCGCAACGTCAAGCACATCCGCCACTGGCTTGAAGAAGAATCTGCCTCTGCTTCCAAGTAAAAATCTCCTCTTCAGCATATAAACTTAGGTTTTCGCTTTATCAGTAACATTTTCAATAGCAATAAGTGTTGAAACTCCACACTTACCAGCTTCAGTTATGACTAGATTACTGATATTCGTTTTCCTGTGACTCACCAATTTTTTCTTGGACTTGTGAGAAAGTAGAAGTTAGAGAATTTAGCGACTGATACTGTTTTCCGGTAGGTTTTGGATAGGACTCCCAAAACTCTGAAAGATTAAACACTCCCAGTCTCCCATGGTTGATCTTTGTGAAGAATACTGTTGATGTTGATTTGAATTGGgggaaaaataatttcttattcttGCTGCCTGCTTGAAATGATCTCTGCAATCTGGGTATGCCAAATTATCTAAGTTTGGCACAGATTTCATGATAATTTATGTTCTTACTCTTCCTCTTTGCAAATGGAAGGGTGTGTAGAAACCACTCAGCAGTTAGCTGTGGATGTGGTCTTTTTGTCATTGTATTGAGAACAATATACAAGTCATAATGAttgatagaaattaaaaaattgaaattgccATTTCTCACCGTCGTAGGTGCTTCACTTCAAAGTACGGTTCCGCTTGAGGATGTCAACAACGATATGGGGGCAAACAACTACACCTTTAGGAATTCAACTTTAGTGTTTACACCAaaccaaaccccccccccccccccccccccccaaaaaaaaaaaaaaaaaaaaaaaaaaatccaactttggTCTTACTAACAGGCTTTTTTACTTATCTGACGTCTGTTTGGGTGTTATTGTAGTAGCTCTGTACTCCCATTTCTCTCATTATGTAGTTACTAATTGGTGATTTAGCTGTAGTTTCCGTCTAAATAGGATTACTGGTTTAGAGTAGGTTTAGGATAGGACTGCCAAAAACCTGAAAGGTTAAACTCCTGTGGTAATCATTGTGAAGAATGACcgttgattttgatttgatttgaggGGGAAAAGGGAATTGCTTATTCTTGCTGGCTGCTTGAAATGGCAATCTCTACAATCCCACACGTTAAATTATTGAGCTTTGGCACAACTTT harbors:
- the LOC121250688 gene encoding uncharacterized protein LOC121250688; its protein translation is MALTNLILTVAGVSAVVLLLRSDVKQSAAVFRRNVKHIRHWLEEESASASKAAEKATPKELESKVPPKDIPKEDKH